Within the Pseudonocardia alni genome, the region GACCGATGCCGGTGGCCGCCGCGGCTCCGGTGAGGAACGCCGTCGGGAACGACCAGCTGATCGGACCGGCGCACAGGAACGCCGACACCGCGACGGTGATCGCGACGATGCCCAGCAGCGCCTGTCCGTTCGCCCCGGCCCAGGCCGAGGCGAGGATCGCGGCGCCGGTCAGGAGGAAGGCGATGCCGCCCCAGTGGCGCCGCCGCGCGACGGTGTCGGCGTGCCGGCCGACGACGTAGCAGAAGACCAGGCCGACCGCCCAGGGGATCGCCGCGACGAGCCCGACCTGCCAGCCGACGTCGCGCCCGAGCAGGCCCGCGACCTGCTGGGGCAGGTAGAACGTGGTGCCGTAGACGGCCACCTGCAGGCAGAAGTAGATGACGGTGAAGTACCAGACCTTGCCGTTGAGCATCGCCGGGACGATCCCGCGCGGGCCGTCGGCGTCGCGCACGGTGTCCTCGTGCGCCATGACCTCGCGCATCGCGGCCTTCTCGCGCTCGTCGAGCCAGGTCGCCTTCTGCGGGGAGTCGGTCAGCAGGAAGTACGCGGCCACGCCGGCGACGATCGCCATGACGCCCTCGACGAAGAACATGACCTGCCAGCCGTGCCAGGGCGTGAGGGTGTCGCCGAAGCTGATCAGCCCACCCGACAGCGGCGCCCCGAGCATCTGGCTGAACGGCTGGGCCAGGTAGAAGATCGCGAACATCTGCACGCGCTTCTTGTTCGGGAACCACTGCGACAGGAACATGATCACGCCGGGGAACAGCCCGGCCTCGGTGACGCCGAGCAGGAACCGCAGGAACACGAACATCGTGTCGTTCGTGGTGAACGCGAACGCGCTCGCGACCACACCCCAGGTCACCGCGATCCGGGCCAGCCAGAACCGGGCGCCGAAGCGGTCGAGCAGCAGGTTGCTGGGGATCTCGAAGATCGCGTAGCCGATGAAGAAGATGCCCGCGCCCAGGGCGAACGCCCCGGCGCTGATGCCGCGGTCGACCTGCAGCCCCTCCTCGGCGAAGCCGACGTTGGTGCGGTCCAGGAACGCGACGAAGTAGAGGACCACCAGCATCGGCATGAGCCGGGTGGTGGCCTTGCGGATGCCGGACGCGAGGTGCGGGCTGTCGAGCAGCGCGCGCGGCGTGCGGTCGCCGGTGGTGGGTTCCACGATCTCCCCTTCGAGGTCGTGTGCGGGCGGACGGGTCAGAGGACCAGCACGAGGCCGATCGCGACGAGGACGAGGCCGATCGCGAGGAACGCGACGCGCGACCACGACCAGCCGGGGAACGGTTCACGGGGCACGCGGGCTCCTAGTGCATGTAGAGGCCGCCGTCGACGTTCAGGGTCTGGCCCGTCACGAAGCCGGAGTCGGGCCCGATGAGGTACGCGGCGGCGGCGGCGACGTCGTGCGGGGTGCCGATGCGCGCCACCACGCCGTCGGCGGCCATGGCCGCCTTGCGCTCGGGCGAGAGGGTGCCGCCCATGATGTCGGTGTCGATCGGGCCGGGGGCGATCACGTTCGCGGTGATCCCGTGCGGGCCCAGCTCGCGGGCGACCGAGCGGATGAAGCCCTGGATGCCGGCCTTCGCCGCGGAGTACGGGGTCTTGGAGTAGGTGCCGCCGCCGCGCTGGGCGGAGACCGAGGAGATGCCCACGATGCGTCCGACGCCGTGGGCGACCAGGCTGCGGGCGACCCGCTGGGTGACCCAGTGGGTGCCGTCGAGGTTCACGGCCACGACCCGGCGCCACTCCTGCTCGTCGACGTCGAGGTAGGGGACCGGGGAGGCGACCCCGGCGAACGCGACCAGCGCGACCAGCTGCGGCAGCTGCTGCTCCAGCGCGTCCACCGCGGCGACGGCGGCCTCGCGGTCGGCGACGTCGGCGCCGACGCCCGCGGCGCGCACCCCGTGCCGCTCGGCGATCCCGGCGGCGGTCGTCGCGGCCGCGTCGCCGTCGATGTCGATCAGCCCGACGTGCCAGCCGGCCGCGGCGAGGTGGTCGGCCGCATAGCGCCCGATCCCGCGCGGCGAGCCCGCCCCGGTGAGGATCACGGTCCGTTCGGCGGGGAACCCGGTCATCGGTCGCCCTCCTTCCCGAGCGGGGCCGGGCCCAGCTCGTCGATCAGCTGCGCCATCCGCGCGTAGGCCTTGTTGCGGTACGCGACGAGCTCGGGCACCCGCTCGGCGGGGACGTCGAGGAACCCGCCACCGGACTTGGTGCCCAGCCGGCCGTTCTCGACGTGCTCGGCCAGCGCCCGCGGGGTGGCGAAGCGCTCGGGCCAGCGGCCCTGCAGCGACTCGAAGCAGAACCGGTAGACGTCCAGGCCCGCCATGTCGGCGATCGCGAACGGGCCGAAGAACGGCAGCCGGAACCCGAAGGTGGTCCGGACGATCGTGTCGACGTCCTCCGCGCTCGCGACGCCCTCGTCGACGAGCTGGGACGCCTCGGAGAACAGCGCGTACTGCAGACGGTTGAGGACGAAGCCGTCGGCGTCGGAGATGCGCGCGGGCTGCTTGCCGACCGCGCGCACCAGCTCCTCGACGCCGGGCAGGATCGCCGGGTCGGTGCCGGCGTGCGCGATGACCTCGACGCCGGGGATGAACGGCGCGGGGTTGGAGAAGTGCACGCCCAGGAACCGCTCCGGCCGCGCGACGGCCTCGGCGATCCGCCCGATGAGGATGGTGGAGGTGTTGGACCCGA harbors:
- a CDS encoding MFS transporter; protein product: MEPTTGDRTPRALLDSPHLASGIRKATTRLMPMLVVLYFVAFLDRTNVGFAEEGLQVDRGISAGAFALGAGIFFIGYAIFEIPSNLLLDRFGARFWLARIAVTWGVVASAFAFTTNDTMFVFLRFLLGVTEAGLFPGVIMFLSQWFPNKKRVQMFAIFYLAQPFSQMLGAPLSGGLISFGDTLTPWHGWQVMFFVEGVMAIVAGVAAYFLLTDSPQKATWLDEREKAAMREVMAHEDTVRDADGPRGIVPAMLNGKVWYFTVIYFCLQVAVYGTTFYLPQQVAGLLGRDVGWQVGLVAAIPWAVGLVFCYVVGRHADTVARRRHWGGIAFLLTGAAILASAWAGANGQALLGIVAITVAVSAFLCAGPISWSFPTAFLTGAAAATGIGLINSIGNLGGFVAPIMRTAINEAVPTEAGTWGVVSLGVLAFLAAAMMWGTALFRTRADALLDTPGRER
- a CDS encoding SDR family NAD(P)-dependent oxidoreductase yields the protein MTGFPAERTVILTGAGSPRGIGRYAADHLAAAGWHVGLIDIDGDAAATTAAGIAERHGVRAAGVGADVADREAAVAAVDALEQQLPQLVALVAFAGVASPVPYLDVDEQEWRRVVAVNLDGTHWVTQRVARSLVAHGVGRIVGISSVSAQRGGGTYSKTPYSAAKAGIQGFIRSVARELGPHGITANVIAPGPIDTDIMGGTLSPERKAAMAADGVVARIGTPHDVAAAAAYLIGPDSGFVTGQTLNVDGGLYMH
- a CDS encoding 3-hydroxyacyl-CoA dehydrogenase family protein; translated protein: MTLEGRTVAVIGSGYMGGGIAQVLALAGAEVRIADVDADTTRANRDRLVAEARAFAAEDLFPAHAPDTIAGRVHAAESFEAAVEGADFVEEAVPEKIGIKHEVLRRVSAAAAPDTVIGSNTSTILIGRIAEAVARPERFLGVHFSNPAPFIPGVEVIAHAGTDPAILPGVEELVRAVGKQPARISDADGFVLNRLQYALFSEASQLVDEGVASAEDVDTIVRTTFGFRLPFFGPFAIADMAGLDVYRFCFESLQGRWPERFATPRALAEHVENGRLGTKSGGGFLDVPAERVPELVAYRNKAYARMAQLIDELGPAPLGKEGDR